In the Helianthus annuus cultivar XRQ/B chromosome 11, HanXRQr2.0-SUNRISE, whole genome shotgun sequence genome, one interval contains:
- the LOC110888086 gene encoding uncharacterized protein LOC110888086 yields the protein MKFPKLWRKWVGVCLKSSWASVLVNGSPTSEFKLQRGLRQGDPLSHFLFILAMEAQDVIMTRAGKRGAFKGIKVPNKGPCISHLHYAEDVIFMREWSETNILNLNRILRCFYLCSGLKVDLNKSSLYGVGVEEEEIERMARKLKCKKGNMSFGFLGLAIGANMKRVKFWKPVAEKFNTKLPARKAKCLSFTERFVLAKAVMGALPNYYFSIYLAPKKVIKSLDAIHRDFIWGRKDGKNKIHWIAWNKVVRSKKYGGFGTGRLRSTWKDIVVARKELDNMGINLKERLAAKVGDGRKVKFWLDNWAGGLLFMDRYPELFRIAKSKQDNVPECAIRLDDKTLWNIGWTRPPNNEVERAKWTGMLNVLCYVRFTTGTYRWG from the exons atGAAATTCCCAAAACTATGGAGAAAATGGGTTGGCGTGTGTTTAAAGTCAAGTTGGGCCTCGGTTTTGGTGAATGGGTCTCCCACATCAGAGTTCAAGCTACAAAGAGGATTAAGACAAGGTGACCCGCTATCACATTTTCTATTTATTCTTGCTATGGAAGCACAAGACGTAATTATGACTAGGGCCGGTAAAAGAGGGGCTTTTAAAGGTATAAAAGTTCCAAATAAGGGACCATGTATATCTCATTTACACTATGCAGAAGACGTAATATTCATGAGGGAATGGTCCGAAACAAATATATTGAATCTCAATAGAATCTTGAGATGCTTCTATTTGTGTTCGGGGTTAAAAGTGGACCTAAACAAATCAAGTTTATATGGAGTGGGAGTGGAAGAGGAAGAAATTGAAAGAATGGCTAGAAAGCTAAAGTGTAAGAAAGGGAATAtgtcgtttggttttctaggattGGCCATAGGTGCAAACATGAAACGAGTAAAATTTTGGAAACCCGTTGCGGAGAAGTTCAACACGAAATTACCGGCTAGGAAGGCTAAATGTCTATCGTTCACCGAAAGATTCGTCTTAGCAAAAGCGGTAATGGGAGCTTTACCAAACTACTACTTCTCGATATACTTAGCCCCAAAGAAAGTCATAAAATCTTTAGACGCAATTCATAGAGACTTTATATGGGGAAGGAAAGATGGGAAGAATAAGATTCATTGGATCGCATGGAATAAAGTGGTAAGATCAAAAAAATATGGAGGATTTGGCACCGGCAGATTAAGAA GTACATGGAAAGATATAGTTGTTGCACGCAAAGAACTTGATAATATGGGAATAAACTTGAAAGAAAGATTGGCAGCAAAGGTGGGAGATGGAAGAAAGGTGAAGTTTTGGCTAGATAATTGGGCTGGTGGGCTGTTGTTTATGGATCGCTACCCGGAACTATTCAGGATTGCAAAATCTAAACAGGATAACGTGCCAGAATGTGCTATAAGATTAGATGACAAAACCCTGTGGAACATCGGCTGGACTCGGCCTCCAAACAATGAAGTCGAGAGGGCTAAATGGACCGGAATGCTTAATGTTCTATGTTATGTCAGATTCACCACAGGGACATATCGATGGGGATAA